A genomic window from Methanomassiliicoccales archaeon includes:
- a CDS encoding 4Fe-4S binding protein has translation MVAKINADECVGCGACADVCPQECIEVEEIAVVDESKCLDCGSCADECPNSCITIVKN, from the coding sequence ATGGTAGCAAAAATCAATGCAGATGAATGCGTCGGATGCGGTGCATGCGCCGACGTATGCCCTCAAGAGTGCATAGAAGTCGAGGAGATCGCAGTTGTTGATGAGTCAAAGTGCCTGGATTGTGGTTCGTGTGCGGATGAATGTCCCAATAGTTGCATAACCATTGTGAAGAATTGA
- a CDS encoding radical SAM protein, with amino-acid sequence MKRSGKFHQFFYYALWLSKVMAGTRDPLVNTMLINYECNLRCKHCSIAAHLDKLTGPISMSFDTAVVEMKKFYEAGARILFFEGGEPTLWRDGNKTLSDLIAVGKEIGYFVIGYTTNGTRRIIGESDVISISIDGPEEIHDTIRGSGAYSALMKNLEEIAHPNIFANMVVNKINKDAVEETIKLVERNPKIKGIMINFLTPPPNSLALDFEEKRKVVNLVIEMKKQGYSVLNTAKALRELLEEDYSEKCPYWLSAFVLPDDSKHFGCPLRGTESCKQCGFNAVREYRLITRGNMETIIQMSGRFALSTQ; translated from the coding sequence ATGAAAAGAAGCGGTAAATTTCATCAGTTTTTCTATTATGCTTTATGGCTTTCAAAGGTAATGGCTGGAACCAGAGATCCACTAGTCAATACCATGCTGATTAATTATGAATGCAATTTGAGATGTAAGCACTGCAGCATTGCTGCACACCTCGATAAACTTACCGGTCCAATATCAATGTCCTTTGACACCGCAGTAGTAGAAATGAAAAAATTTTACGAGGCAGGCGCTAGAATTCTTTTTTTTGAAGGCGGGGAACCAACTCTTTGGAGAGATGGTAATAAGACATTAAGTGATTTAATCGCAGTTGGAAAAGAAATAGGGTATTTTGTCATTGGCTATACAACAAATGGGACACGAAGAATCATTGGTGAAAGTGATGTTATCTCTATCAGTATCGACGGCCCGGAAGAAATCCACGATACCATTCGTGGATCTGGTGCGTATAGTGCGCTTATGAAAAATCTTGAAGAGATAGCTCATCCGAATATTTTTGCAAATATGGTCGTTAATAAGATTAACAAAGATGCTGTTGAGGAAACAATTAAACTAGTTGAACGAAACCCAAAAATCAAAGGAATCATGATCAACTTCTTAACACCCCCTCCTAATTCACTTGCTTTAGATTTTGAAGAAAAAAGAAAGGTGGTGAACCTGGTCATCGAAATGAAGAAGCAAGGATACTCTGTGCTTAATACTGCAAAGGCACTTAGAGAGCTCCTTGAAGAAGATTACTCGGAAAAATGCCCCTACTGGCTTTCCGCATTCGTTCTGCCAGACGATTCAAAACACTTTGGCTGTCCGCTTCGCGGAACAGAGTCCTGCAAACAATGCGGATTCAATGCAGTGAGAGAATATCGGTTAATTACCAGAGGGAACATGGAAACGATCATCCAGATGTCAGGAAGATTCGCGCTATCGACGCAATGA
- a CDS encoding prenyltransferase: MTNGYLKAKWEWLKNVFRFTYSLPFVLASVTGVSIAYMYQNDLMVGLFIVLDVFILSLFVNLSNDYFDHKSGADSRRFFSSNKEFEKKAREILNPKLYWSGNAFDLGIITESQGKFIMAMLASFAILLSIPIIIKGGIIVIVLGLVAFFLSYFYTAPPLNLGARGLGEVDVFLSFFMISFFSFFVLTSSLSEDAFLVAISIGLLMMTMRIVDEMNGYEAHVNAGERDLCVRLGLKRTSKIVILMMVAVYCTSIFLAIHIHLIYTITLITIPISVKIAKTLFDRNDPYRFVRPALFMFVLSFSYQLLLIIASIARIFLTSG; this comes from the coding sequence ATGACTAATGGATATTTGAAAGCAAAATGGGAATGGCTCAAAAACGTGTTTCGCTTCACATATAGCCTTCCTTTCGTACTTGCATCAGTTACTGGCGTATCTATAGCGTATATGTACCAAAATGATCTTATGGTAGGCCTTTTTATTGTCTTGGATGTTTTTATTCTGTCCTTGTTTGTTAATCTATCAAACGATTATTTTGATCACAAAAGTGGGGCCGATTCACGGAGATTCTTCTCTAGCAATAAGGAATTTGAGAAAAAGGCCAGGGAAATTCTCAATCCCAAGTTATATTGGTCTGGCAATGCATTTGATCTTGGAATTATAACAGAATCTCAAGGAAAATTTATAATGGCGATGCTCGCAAGCTTCGCGATTCTCCTTTCGATTCCTATTATCATCAAAGGCGGAATAATTGTAATAGTGCTGGGTTTGGTTGCTTTTTTTCTGAGTTATTTCTATACAGCCCCGCCATTGAATCTTGGTGCGCGTGGGCTTGGAGAAGTCGATGTATTCCTGTCTTTTTTTATGATTTCCTTCTTTTCTTTTTTCGTCCTAACCAGCAGCCTTAGTGAGGACGCATTTCTCGTTGCCATCTCAATTGGCTTATTAATGATGACAATGCGAATAGTTGATGAAATGAATGGATATGAAGCGCACGTAAACGCTGGGGAGAGGGATCTATGCGTTAGGTTAGGCCTTAAAAGAACATCAAAGATTGTGATTCTGATGATGGTTGCAGTCTACTGCACTTCCATATTCCTGGCTATTCATATTCATCTCATTTATACCATAACACTCATCACAATTCCGATCTCAGTAAAAATAGCGAAGACATTATTTGATCGCAATGACCCATACAGATTTGTCCGTCCTGCCCTTTTCATGTTCGTACTATCCTTCTCATATCAGTTGCTTCTTATCATTGCGTCGATAGCGCGAATCTTCCTGACATCTGGATGA
- the hisD gene encoding histidinol dehydrogenase, producing the protein MPYEIRPIGLDDWLKRRSQNLDQVMDGVSDIIEKVRIRGDAALIELTEKFDGIKLSSLKIEKENLRKALHDIPDSLRKALEIAKTRIERFHMMQMERLNWIEEIDKGISAGIRVTPIDRVGVYIPGGRASYPSTALMCIVPARVAGVNEICCCTPPPINNTTLAAIEIAGAEEVYSIGGAQAIAAMAFGTESIKGVRKIVGPGNLYVAAAKHHLADRIRIDFPAGPSDLVIVADESADPEFVAADLLAQAEHDAHAMCMLISMNDEISEMVLKAISQMMQSSVRRDILLRSMQNFGLVRARSVSEAISIIDKVAPEHLSIQTREPLKIADGVRNAGSIFTGPYTPVACGDYATGPNHVLPTAGYAKVYSGLSVLDFCKISFVQKLSIDGLKVLAPIVEELALSEGLEGHAQSIKIRLKKILKENSAKERNSDERG; encoded by the coding sequence ATGCCTTATGAAATTAGACCTATAGGTCTTGATGACTGGCTGAAAAGAAGATCTCAAAATCTTGACCAGGTAATGGATGGAGTAAGTGATATTATTGAAAAAGTGAGGATTAGGGGTGATGCTGCTCTAATTGAGTTGACCGAAAAATTTGATGGAATTAAATTGTCATCGTTAAAAATCGAAAAAGAAAATCTGCGAAAAGCGCTTCATGACATTCCAGATTCATTAAGAAAAGCATTAGAAATTGCAAAGACGCGCATTGAACGGTTTCATATGATGCAGATGGAAAGACTAAATTGGATTGAGGAGATCGATAAGGGAATCTCAGCGGGGATTCGCGTCACCCCAATCGATCGTGTGGGAGTTTATATTCCTGGTGGAAGAGCATCTTATCCATCAACAGCTTTAATGTGTATTGTTCCTGCAAGGGTTGCAGGTGTAAATGAGATCTGCTGCTGTACGCCACCGCCCATCAACAATACCACGTTGGCAGCAATCGAAATCGCAGGAGCTGAGGAAGTTTATTCAATCGGCGGCGCTCAAGCTATTGCGGCAATGGCATTTGGAACCGAAAGCATCAAGGGAGTAAGAAAAATCGTCGGACCAGGAAATCTGTATGTGGCTGCTGCAAAACATCATCTCGCGGATCGCATTAGAATTGACTTTCCCGCAGGTCCAAGCGACCTCGTAATTGTCGCAGATGAAAGTGCGGATCCAGAATTTGTTGCAGCGGATTTACTCGCTCAGGCTGAACACGATGCTCATGCAATGTGCATGCTCATATCGATGAACGATGAAATTTCAGAAATGGTTCTTAAAGCGATTTCGCAAATGATGCAATCATCAGTGAGACGAGATATTTTGCTTAGATCCATGCAAAATTTTGGTCTCGTACGAGCAAGAAGTGTGTCCGAAGCTATATCTATAATAGATAAGGTCGCACCTGAGCATTTGTCAATTCAGACGAGAGAGCCTTTGAAAATTGCGGACGGTGTAAGAAATGCTGGATCCATTTTCACCGGACCGTACACGCCTGTCGCATGTGGAGATTACGCAACTGGACCGAACCATGTGCTGCCAACTGCTGGTTATGCGAAAGTTTATTCGGGTCTTAGCGTCCTGGATTTCTGCAAAATATCTTTTGTTCAGAAACTTTCAATAGACGGTCTCAAAGTTCTTGCTCCTATTGTCGAAGAGCTCGCCCTATCAGAGGGTTTAGAAGGACACGCTCAATCCATTAAAATAAGATTGAAAAAGATCCTGAAGGAAAATTCTGCCAAAGAACGTAATAGCGATGAACGCGGGTGA
- a CDS encoding glutamate synthase-related protein, with product MAVIENARSTTGTKTRVSDVSPLSGMCPLCIEECQTLCEVGKSAFRGREVLYPSPEYFGVSTAASNKDFMLDWSHFQILSELIGAWGIEPIPDKAFFENADITTSVATKSSKPIKLKIPVTVAGLGSTAVAKRNWDGLAKGAAIAGTILVIGENVCGMDPDAKYSNGRVVNSPDLSSRIRAYRELWDGKHGDIAVQTNVEDQRGGVDDYALSKLEVNIIERKWGQGAKSIGGEVRLTSIERAIELKRRGYIVVPDPEDKNVQEAFKAGAFKTFERHSRVGFPDARTFIEDVEKLRERGAKYVFLKTGAYRPEVVAFTMMAASEAKIDLITFDGAGGGTGMSPVPMMNESSTPTIHLEAQVLKCVQILKERGKFIPDIAIAGGFVNETQIFKAIAMSNFGDGPVIKAIAMARAPLLAVMKSNYFTRLAESKKLPRSFVDEYGDSPENFFIAAHDIEAKYPNQKLGKDIPWGAVGLYTYFVDRLGEGLKQLMAGSRKFKLQYLSRDDIVSLSEKATAVTGIETLEGMADRVIPMILDNWETVNSSKTLRIAPETTRH from the coding sequence ATGGCCGTTATCGAAAATGCAAGATCAACAACGGGTACGAAAACCCGAGTATCAGATGTGAGTCCGCTTAGCGGAATGTGTCCATTATGCATCGAGGAATGTCAAACATTATGCGAAGTCGGAAAATCTGCGTTCAGAGGTCGCGAAGTACTTTATCCCAGTCCAGAATATTTTGGCGTAAGTACAGCCGCCTCTAATAAGGATTTTATGTTGGATTGGTCGCATTTCCAGATACTCTCTGAATTGATAGGTGCGTGGGGAATTGAACCTATTCCTGACAAGGCATTTTTCGAAAATGCTGATATCACGACAAGTGTGGCTACAAAATCGAGTAAGCCTATAAAACTGAAAATTCCTGTGACTGTTGCTGGACTCGGATCGACGGCAGTTGCAAAGAGGAACTGGGATGGGTTGGCAAAAGGAGCGGCGATTGCAGGAACAATACTTGTGATCGGAGAAAATGTTTGTGGCATGGATCCTGATGCCAAATATTCTAATGGCAGGGTTGTAAATTCTCCAGATTTGAGTAGTAGAATCCGGGCCTATAGGGAATTATGGGATGGCAAGCATGGAGACATCGCAGTGCAAACGAATGTGGAGGATCAGCGTGGCGGAGTAGATGATTACGCCTTATCGAAACTTGAGGTTAACATAATCGAGAGAAAATGGGGCCAAGGAGCAAAATCAATTGGTGGGGAGGTAAGACTCACTTCGATTGAACGAGCGATAGAGCTAAAAAGACGTGGATATATTGTTGTGCCAGATCCAGAGGACAAAAACGTCCAGGAAGCGTTCAAGGCTGGCGCGTTCAAGACGTTCGAGAGACATAGCAGAGTAGGATTTCCAGATGCCAGAACTTTCATAGAGGATGTTGAAAAGCTTCGAGAAAGAGGCGCGAAATATGTATTCCTTAAAACAGGTGCTTACAGGCCAGAAGTCGTCGCATTCACAATGATGGCGGCGTCTGAGGCGAAGATTGATCTCATCACATTTGATGGTGCTGGAGGAGGAACGGGTATGAGTCCTGTTCCTATGATGAATGAATCAAGTACACCGACGATCCATCTCGAGGCACAGGTTTTGAAATGCGTTCAAATACTAAAAGAAAGGGGAAAATTCATACCTGATATTGCGATTGCTGGAGGGTTCGTCAACGAAACGCAGATCTTCAAAGCGATCGCTATGAGTAATTTTGGAGATGGTCCTGTGATCAAGGCTATCGCAATGGCACGTGCACCGCTCTTAGCTGTAATGAAGTCGAATTACTTCACTCGTCTCGCCGAATCGAAGAAATTGCCAAGAAGTTTTGTTGATGAATATGGAGACTCTCCTGAGAACTTCTTCATCGCGGCTCATGACATAGAAGCGAAATATCCAAATCAAAAATTGGGAAAAGACATACCATGGGGAGCTGTCGGCCTGTATACGTATTTTGTTGATCGTCTCGGAGAAGGTTTGAAGCAACTAATGGCGGGTTCAAGAAAATTCAAATTGCAGTATCTCAGCAGAGACGATATTGTTTCGCTTTCGGAAAAAGCAACAGCAGTTACGGGCATTGAAACGCTAGAAGGGATGGCAGATAGAGTAATTCCGATGATACTCGATAACTGGGAGACCGTGAATAGTAGTAAAACCCTACGGATTGCACCGGAGACTACTAGACATTGA
- a CDS encoding SPFH domain-containing protein: MDVMEAVILALLLLAIFTAIGILASGIKIVRPYEQAIYMRLGRFVRVLNQGFNYVTPLINEVVKIDLRTQVLDVPRQEVITKDNSPTNVDAIIYIKVIDPTKAFFQVTNYRTATIYLAQTTLRSIIGDMELDEILSNREKINLHLRDVLDEATDKWGVKVEAVEIREVDPAGKVKEAMEEQTSAERLRRAAILKADGQKKAAILNAEGEKRARILQAEGIRQAKILEAEGERLATILRSQGEAQKLRILSLGATPLDSKALTVLSLETLKALGSGPATKFILPFELTRLVEGASEYLGIARQTPPREVTKIEDVEKAVGKVDEILGPIPTQEELKRDLQSLEELMEKEKKEVESIADATKKERSRSVPVD, encoded by the coding sequence ATGGATGTTATGGAAGCGGTTATACTTGCATTATTGCTGCTGGCAATCTTCACTGCAATAGGTATTCTCGCAAGTGGTATCAAAATTGTAAGACCATATGAACAAGCCATTTATATGAGATTAGGCAGATTTGTGAGAGTTCTCAATCAAGGTTTCAATTATGTAACCCCGCTGATAAATGAAGTTGTTAAAATTGATCTAAGAACACAAGTGCTTGATGTCCCTCGACAGGAGGTTATTACGAAAGACAATTCCCCGACGAATGTAGATGCCATCATTTATATTAAGGTAATAGATCCCACCAAGGCATTTTTCCAAGTAACCAATTACAGAACTGCAACTATATATCTTGCACAGACGACCCTCAGATCAATAATTGGGGACATGGAACTCGATGAAATACTATCCAACAGAGAGAAGATCAATCTCCATTTAAGAGATGTACTGGATGAGGCCACCGATAAATGGGGTGTAAAAGTAGAAGCGGTAGAAATCAGAGAAGTCGATCCCGCTGGAAAAGTAAAGGAGGCTATGGAAGAGCAGACCTCGGCCGAAAGGTTACGCAGAGCAGCAATACTGAAAGCTGACGGACAAAAGAAAGCAGCAATCCTTAATGCGGAAGGAGAGAAGAGGGCCCGAATATTGCAAGCCGAAGGAATCAGGCAGGCAAAGATTCTCGAGGCTGAAGGAGAAAGGCTAGCAACAATCTTGAGAAGCCAAGGTGAAGCTCAGAAACTTAGAATTCTTTCTCTTGGTGCGACACCCCTTGATTCAAAGGCACTAACTGTTCTATCTTTGGAAACGCTTAAGGCACTTGGAAGTGGGCCAGCAACAAAGTTCATTTTGCCCTTCGAATTGACGAGATTAGTTGAGGGCGCGAGTGAATACCTTGGAATCGCCAGACAAACTCCACCCAGAGAGGTAACAAAAATCGAGGATGTTGAAAAGGCTGTTGGAAAAGTTGACGAGATTCTTGGGCCAATCCCCACACAGGAAGAGCTGAAGAGAGATCTGCAGTCACTGGAAGAGTTGATGGAAAAAGAGAAAAAGGAAGTCGAATCAATCGCGGACGCAACGAAGAAGGAAAGATCAAGGAGCGTTCCAGTCGATTGA
- a CDS encoding VIT1/CCC1 transporter family protein yields MLVNAQRNEITEHYVYELLRRKSKMEENSEILQRLSRDEKQHYGILRSLTRKDVPPRRLIIFGYLILANFLGLTFTLKLMEKNETKAEEMYNKLSVSIEEIKKMVDDEDRHENLLLSLINEERLKYTGSIILGLNDALVELTGSLAGFTFAFQSANLIAMAGLITGISAALSMGVSEYLSTRAETGNKNPKKASGYTTAAYIFTVIALIIPFFMIDNVFWALLLTIAVSILVIVAFTYYISIAKDLPFKSRFLEMAGLSLGVALFSFLVGYFVRIAFNIDI; encoded by the coding sequence ATGCTTGTAAATGCGCAGAGGAACGAGATTACTGAACATTATGTATATGAATTGCTGAGAAGAAAATCAAAAATGGAAGAAAATTCTGAAATACTTCAGCGTCTTTCAAGAGATGAAAAACAACACTATGGCATTTTGAGAAGTTTAACCAGAAAGGATGTTCCCCCAAGAAGACTCATAATCTTTGGCTATCTTATCCTCGCAAATTTTCTTGGTCTCACATTTACTCTAAAACTAATGGAAAAAAATGAGACCAAGGCGGAGGAAATGTATAACAAGCTATCAGTATCAATCGAAGAGATCAAGAAGATGGTCGATGATGAAGATCGGCATGAAAATCTACTTCTTTCATTGATAAATGAAGAGCGTTTGAAATATACTGGTTCGATAATCCTTGGGCTAAATGATGCACTTGTTGAACTTACTGGTAGTCTAGCGGGATTTACTTTTGCATTTCAAAGCGCTAATTTAATAGCGATGGCTGGATTGATAACAGGTATTTCAGCAGCACTATCGATGGGTGTTTCTGAATATCTTTCTACAAGGGCGGAGACGGGAAATAAAAATCCTAAGAAAGCATCGGGTTACACAACAGCCGCATACATTTTCACAGTAATTGCATTAATAATCCCATTCTTCATGATCGATAATGTCTTTTGGGCTTTACTGTTGACAATTGCTGTCTCAATTCTTGTAATTGTCGCATTTACATACTATATATCCATCGCAAAGGACTTGCCATTCAAAAGCCGATTTCTTGAGATGGCGGGGTTGAGCCTTGGAGTTGCACTCTTTTCTTTTCTTGTTGGCTACTTTGTCAGAATAGCGTTTAATATTGACATCTAG
- a CDS encoding NAD(P)/FAD-dependent oxidoreductase produces MTYDLIIIGAGPAGLTAGIYARSRKLNTLILEAGDAGGQLVSLYPDKGIENYPGCVLTQAEKLAKRIIAHALNMGCILHEHEMVLDIENYDSKFRVITEKNVYEGKAVIIATGIGLFKPKKLNVPGEERFENKGVYYKIPQKEDLVDRRVLFVGGGNSALEMALIASEVAKTTYIVHRRSEFRADELIVERVKQSNIKAIMNAEISEIRGDDVVRSVVLKGVDGKDKGEIETEVVVISIGYIPDPKDIKRWKVELENDLIKVDTAMRTSRQGIFACGDVITYSGKYKQIVTACGEAAIAANSAYKYIMKPYWS; encoded by the coding sequence ATGACATACGATCTTATCATCATAGGTGCAGGACCTGCAGGATTAACAGCTGGTATTTACGCGCGTTCAAGAAAATTGAATACACTAATTTTGGAGGCAGGTGATGCTGGTGGCCAGCTTGTTTCGCTGTATCCTGATAAGGGTATAGAAAATTATCCAGGTTGTGTTCTTACCCAAGCCGAAAAGCTAGCGAAAAGAATAATTGCACATGCTCTGAATATGGGATGCATATTGCACGAGCACGAGATGGTTTTGGATATTGAAAATTATGATTCAAAATTCCGCGTGATTACTGAAAAGAATGTCTACGAAGGAAAAGCCGTAATTATAGCAACTGGAATTGGGCTTTTCAAGCCAAAAAAACTGAATGTCCCTGGGGAAGAGAGATTTGAAAACAAAGGAGTTTACTATAAGATTCCCCAAAAAGAGGATCTCGTTGATCGGCGTGTTTTATTTGTTGGTGGCGGAAATAGCGCTCTTGAGATGGCATTGATCGCATCTGAGGTTGCGAAAACAACCTATATAGTCCATCGAAGATCAGAATTCAGAGCGGACGAACTCATTGTAGAAAGAGTCAAACAGTCAAATATCAAAGCAATAATGAATGCGGAAATTAGTGAGATACGAGGAGATGATGTAGTCAGAAGTGTTGTGCTTAAAGGAGTTGATGGCAAAGACAAGGGAGAAATTGAAACAGAAGTTGTTGTCATAAGTATTGGGTACATTCCCGATCCAAAGGATATAAAACGATGGAAAGTTGAACTCGAGAACGATTTAATCAAGGTTGATACGGCCATGCGTACATCAAGGCAAGGAATTTTTGCATGTGGTGACGTTATAACATATAGCGGCAAATACAAGCAGATTGTCACGGCTTGTGGTGAAGCAGCAATCGCTGCCAACAGCGCTTACAAATATATAATGAAGCCTTATTGGTCGTAG
- a CDS encoding site-specific DNA-methyltransferase, whose protein sequence is MPISTVPEFGWLPTKRTCSCEAKRLNCLSRNEMAELSSTVLNINKRHIWRDEHPARFIPDLPERYIKLFSHKGETVLDPFCGSGTTNVVAAYNERNSIGIDVNPYSFEIAVKRIQETLRSASLKTTHMVLQGDCREVMGKMPNECIDLIITSPPYFDVVDYKHDHPQQLGNIHEYEQFLNEMKKAFKEMFRVLKFGKYAVVNTQDLFKKDAKCPIHSDYIQIAKKIGFEIINVNIYILNYSTGGRLVYGYPVSYYPKNDHEYILIFKKE, encoded by the coding sequence ATGCCAATCTCAACGGTGCCAGAGTTTGGATGGCTACCTACCAAAAGAACTTGCTCCTGCGAAGCAAAACGGTTGAATTGCCTTAGTCGTAATGAAATGGCAGAGCTCAGCTCTACAGTTCTGAATATAAATAAACGACACATATGGAGGGATGAACATCCTGCAAGATTTATTCCTGATTTGCCAGAAAGATACATCAAATTGTTTTCGCACAAAGGCGAAACTGTGCTCGATCCTTTTTGCGGATCGGGCACGACTAATGTTGTTGCAGCTTATAATGAAAGAAACAGTATAGGAATTGATGTCAACCCATATTCCTTTGAAATTGCGGTGAAACGAATCCAGGAAACACTCAGAAGTGCTTCTCTAAAAACCACCCATATGGTTCTTCAAGGAGATTGCCGAGAGGTCATGGGCAAGATGCCAAATGAATGTATAGATTTGATCATCACATCGCCGCCGTATTTTGACGTCGTAGATTATAAGCATGACCATCCCCAGCAACTGGGCAATATTCACGAATACGAGCAATTTTTGAACGAAATGAAAAAGGCATTTAAAGAAATGTTTCGAGTCTTAAAATTCGGAAAATACGCAGTGGTAAACACTCAAGATCTTTTCAAGAAAGACGCTAAGTGTCCGATTCATTCTGATTACATTCAAATCGCAAAGAAAATCGGGTTTGAAATAATCAATGTTAATATTTACATTCTAAATTATAGCACTGGTGGAAGGCTTGTATATGGTTATCCAGTCTCATACTATCCAAAAAACGATCATGAATACATCCTTATTTTCAAAAAAGAATAA
- a CDS encoding PrsW family glutamic-type intramembrane protease has translation MSDADFLILAILVLAAVLPSVIFLSWFRSTGYGKKESWMHLIVLFIYGAIIAIIVAIIIEVVAISLLLNPISREYEIFTKYPSLPSLILVVLIAPISEEFAKMLGIMRFSKKIERMRSGLVFGSAVGLGFAATENLLYESIALFEGGIVTFLIVALMRSYSSALLHACASSIAGYGIARRSFNKSSVMPFYLLAVSAHGSFNLFSSLGGLFEDKNSSILANVLGLIFCFILVIIMTKVIRSRIRS, from the coding sequence ATGTCCGATGCAGACTTTCTTATCCTCGCAATCCTGGTTCTCGCCGCAGTTTTGCCTTCCGTGATTTTCTTATCGTGGTTTAGATCGACGGGCTACGGTAAAAAAGAGTCATGGATGCACCTTATAGTCCTATTTATATATGGGGCTATCATAGCGATTATCGTTGCGATCATAATTGAAGTTGTTGCAATTTCACTTCTACTTAATCCAATCTCGAGAGAATACGAAATTTTTACAAAATACCCATCTTTGCCATCTTTAATCCTGGTTGTGTTGATAGCTCCTATCTCCGAAGAATTTGCAAAAATGCTTGGGATTATGAGATTCTCCAAAAAAATTGAGCGCATGAGGAGCGGGCTTGTATTTGGGTCTGCTGTGGGTTTAGGCTTTGCAGCAACTGAGAATCTTCTTTATGAATCGATTGCCTTGTTTGAGGGCGGGATTGTTACATTCTTAATCGTTGCACTGATGCGTAGCTATTCATCAGCGCTTCTTCACGCCTGCGCATCGTCGATTGCAGGGTATGGCATCGCTCGGAGATCATTTAATAAATCCTCGGTCATGCCATTCTATCTACTTGCAGTTTCGGCTCACGGGTCTTTCAATCTTTTTTCCTCGCTCGGTGGCTTGTTTGAGGATAAGAATTCTTCTATACTTGCAAATGTCCTCGGGCTGATATTTTGTTTCATTCTCGTTATCATAATGACCAAGGTGATCAGATCAAGAATCAGGTCATAA
- a CDS encoding NfeD family protein — MNIGTILALAFVVIGIIMLIIEAAYPGSFILVPATVLIVLGGIGLISPAWLLSWWAPVAAVIVLIPTTLITIKLYQRLAPPVPPETTVAASLVGEIGIVVREVAPDSLKGKVRIQNDIWSATSSKTIPVGKRVIVKSSEGVHVFVEEIDEASLEKERRMEERKVGP; from the coding sequence ATGAATATAGGAACAATCCTCGCACTAGCTTTTGTTGTCATTGGAATCATCATGCTAATCATAGAGGCAGCATATCCAGGTTCGTTTATACTTGTCCCAGCGACTGTCCTTATTGTTTTGGGCGGAATCGGTCTCATTTCTCCGGCGTGGTTGCTTAGCTGGTGGGCGCCAGTTGCAGCAGTCATCGTTTTAATCCCAACCACATTAATAACAATAAAATTATACCAAAGACTGGCACCGCCTGTTCCCCCAGAGACAACGGTAGCGGCATCCTTAGTTGGCGAAATTGGCATCGTAGTAAGAGAAGTGGCTCCAGATAGCCTTAAGGGGAAAGTAAGAATTCAGAATGATATCTGGAGTGCAACTTCTTCCAAGACCATACCAGTCGGGAAGCGTGTGATTGTAAAAAGTAGCGAAGGGGTGCATGTTTTCGTAGAAGAAATAGATGAAGCAAGCTTAGAAAAAGAAAGAAGAATGGAGGAAAGAAAGGTAGGCCCCTAA
- a CDS encoding cytochrome b5 domain-containing protein, whose product MKIFTREELRQFDGKDGRPAYIAVKGKVYDVSKSTLWEDGEHQFEHYAGMDLTKEIGDAPHDEDVLERFPVIGHLRED is encoded by the coding sequence ATGAAGATCTTCACGAGAGAAGAATTGAGACAATTTGATGGGAAAGACGGCAGGCCAGCCTACATCGCTGTTAAGGGGAAAGTATATGATGTTTCTAAGAGCACATTGTGGGAAGACGGCGAACATCAATTTGAACATTATGCGGGTATGGATCTTACGAAAGAAATCGGCGATGCACCCCATGATGAGGATGTACTCGAACGATTTCCTGTCATCGGCCATCTTAGAGAGGATTAG